One Nostoc punctiforme PCC 73102 DNA window includes the following coding sequences:
- a CDS encoding NHLP leader peptide family RiPP precursor yields MSEQEQAQTRQDIEARIIAKAWKDEAYKQELVTNPKAVIEREFGVEFPADVNVQVLEENPTSLHFVLPISPVAIAQELSEEQLEAIAGGKDWRVELAKGALSVGLAITLVDTLKRLTK; encoded by the coding sequence ATGAGCGAACAAGAACAAGCGCAAACGCGCCAAGACATCGAAGCCCGCATCATCGCCAAAGCTTGGAAAGATGAAGCGTACAAGCAAGAGTTAGTAACCAATCCCAAAGCTGTAATTGAGCGGGAATTTGGAGTGGAATTTCCTGCTGATGTTAACGTGCAAGTCCTTGAAGAGAATCCTACCTCTTTGCATTTTGTACTACCAATTAGTCCAGTAGCGATCGCCCAAGAATTATCTGAAGAGCAACTCGAAGCGATCGCAGGGGGTAAAGACTGGCGAGTAGAACTTGCGAAAGGAGCATTATCAGTCGGATTAGCAATCACTCTTGTTGACACATTAAAGAGACTCACAAAATAG
- a CDS encoding NHLP leader peptide family RiPP precursor, which yields MSEQEQAQTRQDIEARIIAKAWKDEVYKQELLTNPKAVIEREFGVEFPADVNVQVLEENPTSLHFVLPISPVTIAQELSEEELLAIAAGGQIKELTKISANLVKNYKTTRAAVSATALISGASIGASSVHL from the coding sequence ATGAGCGAACAAGAACAAGCGCAAACTCGCCAAGACATCGAAGCCCGCATCATCGCCAAAGCCTGGAAAGATGAAGTATACAAACAAGAATTATTAACCAATCCCAAAGCTGTAATTGAACGGGAATTTGGAGTGGAATTTCCTGCTGATGTTAACGTGCAAGTCCTTGAAGAGAATCCTACCTCTTTGCATTTTGTACTACCAATTAGTCCAGTAACAATCGCGCAGGAGTTATCTGAAGAGGAATTACTAGCGATCGCTGCTGGTGGTCAAATAAAAGAGCTAACAAAAATATCAGCAAACCTTGTTAAAAACTACAAAACAACCAGAGCAGCTGTCTCAGCAACAGCCTTAATCAGTGGAGCCTCTATAGGCGCTTCAAGCGTACATCTCTAA
- a CDS encoding NHLP leader peptide family RiPP precursor: MSEQEQAQTRKNIEARIVAKAWKDEGYKQELLTNPKAIIEREFGVEFPAEVSVQVLEENSTSLYFVLPISPVAIAQELSEEQLEAIAGGYMTTLASANASAKINPILPIRHSLVKTLR, translated from the coding sequence ATGAGCGAACAAGAACAAGCGCAAACTCGCAAAAACATCGAAGCCCGGATTGTTGCCAAAGCCTGGAAAGATGAAGGGTATAAACAAGAATTGCTTACCAATCCCAAAGCTATAATCGAGCGGGAATTTGGAGTGGAATTCCCTGCTGAAGTTAGCGTACAAGTCCTAGAAGAGAATTCCACTTCTTTGTATTTTGTACTGCCAATTAGTCCAGTAGCGATCGCTCAAGAATTATCTGAAGAGCAACTAGAAGCGATCGCTGGTGGTTATATGACAACTCTCGCATCTGCAAACGCATCCGCAAAAATAAATCCCATTTTGCCCATACGACACTCACTTGTGAAAACACTTAGATAA
- a CDS encoding NHLP leader peptide family RiPP precursor translates to MSEQQAQTRKDIESRIIAKAWKNEAFKQELLTNPKPIIEQEFGVELPAELNVSVYEENSTSLYFVLPILPQIEGRELSEEELESVAGGFIGGLITIAVGVTPFTGDIVKATKKLTKK, encoded by the coding sequence ATGAGCGAACAACAAGCGCAAACTCGTAAAGACATCGAATCCCGAATTATCGCCAAAGCTTGGAAAAATGAAGCTTTTAAGCAAGAGCTTTTAACCAATCCCAAACCCATCATTGAGCAAGAATTTGGAGTAGAATTACCTGCTGAATTGAATGTGTCTGTATACGAAGAAAATTCCACTTCTTTGTACTTCGTCCTCCCAATTCTGCCGCAAATAGAAGGACGAGAGTTATCTGAAGAAGAACTTGAGTCGGTTGCTGGAGGCTTTATAGGTGGGCTAATTACGATTGCTGTAGGAGTAACACCTTTTACAGGGGATATCGTAAAAGCTACGAAAAAATTAACTAAAAAGTAA
- a CDS encoding cache domain-containing protein — MQSKFINLNRLLQFLNPLAWSITVKLSIAFLSIAILPMSFVGYYNLKMSTESIENSEYYKLQLIATSKANRLDQLIIDNQNTIKNIATDSRVGNFVKAAPLNRENSRSEAQKVLQRVANTHPNYDLVYLIDKNGICIAATELSLIGRNYAFREYFQRAIAGDAFVSSILIGVTTKREGVFFTYPVYSESGEVLGVAAIKITAADIWAVINSVNESNITSFLVDEQGIIISHSNREYLYNSLIPLLQDSQKKIAAEKRYGRDVIKSLNIPELKVMLNPETSGHTSYYSPIEKNYQIVGYAPLQTQSWVVGVSKPRVIFMAPINLLFEQNITFVLGAGAIATIVALTLSRTISKPINILIAASRSLEQGDFIHHESNLYRNLLKTSRTQDDMGQLVRVFMKMAEEVRVREQKMELQMQELRIEIDETKKANQVAEITGTQYFQELQYKAKKLRNRAEVRDKTPIDYLHNLQKKVQAQKARLQVGR; from the coding sequence ATGCAGTCTAAATTCATCAACTTAAATCGCTTACTTCAATTCTTAAATCCTTTGGCGTGGTCGATTACCGTAAAGCTCTCAATAGCCTTTCTATCAATAGCGATTTTACCTATGAGCTTTGTTGGTTATTACAATCTCAAAATGAGTACAGAAAGTATTGAAAATAGTGAATACTACAAGTTGCAACTGATTGCCACGAGTAAAGCCAATCGCCTCGATCAGTTGATTATCGATAATCAAAACACTATCAAAAATATAGCTACAGACTCTAGAGTGGGAAATTTTGTTAAGGCTGCACCTCTAAATCGGGAAAATTCCCGTTCGGAAGCGCAAAAAGTATTACAGAGAGTTGCTAACACTCACCCTAATTACGATCTTGTTTACCTTATAGATAAAAACGGTATATGTATAGCTGCTACAGAACTTTCTTTAATTGGACGGAACTACGCTTTTCGAGAGTATTTTCAACGAGCGATCGCCGGGGATGCTTTTGTTTCTAGTATCTTAATTGGTGTGACAACCAAACGAGAGGGTGTATTCTTTACTTATCCCGTATATTCTGAAAGTGGCGAAGTTTTGGGAGTAGCAGCAATAAAAATTACGGCAGCAGATATTTGGGCTGTGATCAACTCGGTAAATGAATCTAATATTACTTCTTTTCTGGTTGACGAACAAGGAATTATCATTAGTCACTCTAATCGAGAGTATCTCTACAATAGCCTAATACCTTTACTGCAAGACAGCCAGAAAAAGATTGCCGCCGAAAAGCGTTATGGTCGCGATGTGATTAAAAGCTTAAATATTCCAGAGTTGAAAGTGATGCTCAATCCTGAAACATCGGGGCATACTAGCTATTACTCACCGATAGAAAAGAATTACCAGATAGTTGGTTATGCTCCTCTACAAACTCAATCGTGGGTCGTGGGGGTTAGCAAACCCAGAGTGATATTCATGGCTCCGATAAATCTTCTCTTCGAGCAAAATATCACCTTTGTTTTGGGAGCAGGAGCGATCGCAACAATTGTTGCGCTCACATTATCTCGAACTATTAGTAAACCTATTAATATTTTAATAGCTGCATCTCGAAGTTTAGAGCAAGGAGATTTTATTCACCATGAATCTAATTTATACAGAAATTTGCTCAAGACTTCTCGCACTCAAGATGATATGGGTCAATTGGTACGGGTATTTATGAAAATGGCAGAAGAAGTGAGAGTGCGAGAGCAAAAAATGGAACTTCAGATGCAAGAACTACGCATTGAAATTGATGAAACTAAAAAAGCTAATCAGGTAGCTGAAATTACCGGAACACAATATTTTCAAGAACTCCAATACAAGGCAAAAAAACTGAGAAATAGAGCAGAAGTTAGAGATAAAACTCCAATAGATTATTTACATAATTTGCAAAAGAAAGTGCAAGCTCAAAAAGCTCGGTTACAAGTCGGTCGATAA
- a CDS encoding MinD/ParA family ATP-binding protein, whose protein sequence is MSQIISVHSFRGGTGKSNMTANLATTLALQGKRIAIIDTDIQSPGIHVIFGLNEQKMNNCLNDYLWGKCAIEDAAYDVTHLLKGEGGSGKLYLIPSSINPGQITRILREGYDVARLNDGFYEIINALDLDYLLIDTHPGLNEETLLSIAISDILVVILRPDQQDFQGTAVTLEVARKLEVPKMMLVVNKVLSTFDFNALQQEVESTYKTPVAGIVPLSEDIIRLASSNIFCLLYTSHPFSQVVQKITAQIIREQAKVAVRGAF, encoded by the coding sequence ATGAGTCAAATTATTTCTGTTCATTCATTCCGTGGCGGTACTGGCAAATCTAATATGACTGCCAACCTAGCTACGACTCTAGCATTACAAGGAAAAAGAATAGCTATCATTGATACCGACATTCAATCACCAGGAATTCACGTTATTTTTGGTCTGAACGAGCAGAAGATGAATAATTGTTTAAATGATTATCTGTGGGGTAAGTGTGCAATTGAAGATGCTGCCTACGATGTCACTCATCTTTTAAAGGGAGAAGGAGGCAGTGGTAAACTTTACCTGATTCCTTCTAGTATTAATCCCGGTCAAATTACCCGAATTCTACGTGAAGGATATGACGTAGCCAGACTCAACGATGGTTTTTACGAAATCATTAATGCTTTAGATTTGGATTATTTATTAATTGATACCCATCCCGGACTCAATGAAGAAACTTTACTTTCTATTGCAATTTCGGATATTCTTGTTGTGATTTTACGTCCAGATCAACAAGACTTCCAAGGAACTGCTGTGACACTGGAAGTTGCCCGCAAATTAGAAGTACCTAAGATGATGCTGGTAGTTAATAAAGTATTATCTACATTCGATTTTAATGCTTTGCAACAAGAGGTAGAGTCTACCTATAAAACCCCAGTTGCTGGTATTGTTCCCCTATCAGAAGATATCATTCGCCTTGCCAGTAGTAATATTTTCTGTTTGCTCTATACAAGCCATCCCTTCAGTCAGGTAGTGCAAAAAATTACTGCACAAATTATTAGGGAACAAGCCAAGGTAGCGGTTAGAGGAGCTTTTTAA
- a CDS encoding DUF7005 family protein, whose product MERQKFRAAILAAYGATESEIEELLVYNQNVFEHDNWQPSLKFPLEPELHIETWENYAVNAREIGVFETLKQVFVQFSFPIQEGISQTEAYRAATLKGVNLDGISEATDLVLEHPDKLDLKIYQSLAGAIPVILPGNREDFVSLVRSLTKRNEPQFIPDSMGACMVAGYNNWDRIRRYRQQWERENPANCSETAWTTEFKRLIPDKNRYQDRFIILSDGFYSNVSPSDIGLPESEWRRLSLTIRLEHECTHYLTRRLFNSMQNNLLDELIADYRGIVAATGGYRADWFLRFMGLESLDNYRESGRLQNYRGEPPLSDGAFRILQALVTDAALNLERFDAEYINKLSVGNERNLLAIALTYSTLEELASQENTSYLVTILEQLETES is encoded by the coding sequence ATGGAACGGCAAAAATTTCGGGCTGCCATACTTGCCGCTTATGGTGCTACTGAATCGGAAATCGAAGAACTGCTAGTTTACAATCAAAATGTTTTTGAACATGATAACTGGCAACCATCTCTAAAATTTCCCCTCGAACCAGAATTGCATATTGAGACTTGGGAAAATTACGCTGTCAACGCTAGAGAAATAGGTGTTTTTGAAACCCTCAAGCAGGTATTTGTTCAATTTTCGTTTCCTATTCAAGAAGGAATTAGTCAAACTGAAGCCTACCGTGCTGCTACTTTGAAAGGAGTTAATCTTGATGGCATCTCTGAGGCGACTGATTTAGTTCTTGAACATCCAGACAAGCTAGATTTAAAAATTTATCAAAGTTTAGCTGGGGCGATTCCGGTTATACTTCCTGGTAATCGAGAGGATTTTGTTTCTTTAGTGCGATCGCTAACCAAACGTAATGAACCCCAATTCATTCCAGATTCTATGGGGGCTTGTATGGTTGCTGGTTACAATAATTGGGATCGAATTCGCCGCTATCGCCAACAATGGGAAAGAGAAAATCCAGCAAATTGCTCTGAAACAGCTTGGACAACAGAGTTTAAACGGCTGATTCCCGATAAAAATCGCTATCAAGACCGATTTATTATTCTCAGCGATGGATTTTATAGTAACGTTTCCCCTAGTGATATTGGACTTCCAGAATCAGAATGGCGGCGTTTATCTCTGACAATTCGCTTGGAACACGAATGCACTCACTACCTTACCCGCCGCCTATTTAACTCAATGCAAAATAATCTCCTCGACGAGCTAATCGCTGACTATCGAGGGATTGTTGCTGCGACTGGAGGCTATCGAGCCGATTGGTTCTTACGTTTTATGGGTTTAGAATCATTAGACAATTATCGAGAAAGCGGTAGATTGCAAAACTATCGGGGTGAACCGCCGCTTTCAGATGGAGCTTTTAGGATTTTACAAGCTTTAGTGACAGATGCAGCTTTGAATTTAGAGCGTTTCGATGCTGAATATATTAATAAATTAAGCGTTGGTAATGAGCGGAATTTGTTAGCGATCGCCTTGACTTATTCAACATTAGAAGAATTAGCTTCCCAAGAAAATACTTCCTATCTTGTGACGATTTTAGAGCAACTAGAGACTGAGAGTTAA
- a CDS encoding cyclic nucleotide-binding domain-containing protein has translation MREVLLQELSNSDIDWMLTTSHKREIADGTVLAQAGKTGDTFHILLEGTLIATVSQTRHNPLARAFATIEGDGIAGLEVARFSSGEVVGENSLIGVPSTTNIQALEKSLLMSIPLDQLAAKLKQDAGFSARFYRAIAILYSDRLQNLISRLGRSKLVQMQPIRDVLFIFGKLHDSDLDWFTANGKLKRIAPQEILLRQGGPVDALYVLLQGQMAVSISSNQDNPLTRIFATLEGNKASEQEIAKLYKGEIMGEATFIDGRLPYADIKAVEDSLVLAIARSELLAKLQQDVGFAARFYRAIATLLSDRFQGLLNRMGYRRHTYSPGQTLSEKVKYEDELDSDILEQMSLAAVRFDWMLENLKAI, from the coding sequence ATGAGAGAAGTTTTACTCCAAGAACTGAGCAATAGCGATATAGATTGGATGCTCACCACGAGTCATAAACGTGAGATAGCAGATGGAACTGTTCTTGCCCAGGCAGGAAAAACTGGTGATACTTTCCATATTCTTTTAGAAGGAACTTTGATAGCTACTGTTTCTCAAACTCGTCATAATCCTTTAGCTCGTGCTTTTGCAACTATAGAGGGAGACGGAATAGCCGGTTTAGAAGTTGCAAGATTTTCTAGTGGTGAAGTAGTCGGAGAAAATTCATTAATTGGCGTTCCTTCGACTACTAATATTCAAGCTTTAGAAAAATCGTTGTTGATGTCTATTCCTCTGGATCAATTAGCAGCTAAGTTGAAGCAGGATGCCGGATTTTCGGCTCGATTTTATCGTGCGATCGCAATTTTATATTCTGACAGATTACAAAATCTAATTTCACGCCTTGGCCGTAGTAAGCTCGTTCAAATGCAGCCAATTAGAGATGTACTTTTTATTTTTGGAAAATTGCATGATAGCGACCTCGATTGGTTTACTGCTAATGGTAAACTTAAGAGAATTGCTCCTCAAGAGATCCTCCTACGCCAGGGAGGGCCAGTAGATGCGTTATATGTCCTCCTGCAAGGACAAATGGCCGTTTCCATTTCTAGCAACCAAGATAATCCTTTGACTCGCATCTTTGCAACCTTGGAAGGAAACAAAGCCTCAGAACAAGAGATTGCCAAATTATACAAAGGCGAAATCATGGGAGAAGCGACTTTTATTGATGGACGCTTACCTTATGCAGATATTAAGGCGGTAGAAGATTCTTTAGTACTAGCGATCGCTCGTTCGGAATTGCTAGCTAAATTACAGCAAGATGTCGGTTTTGCGGCTCGATTTTATCGCGCGATCGCAACTCTACTTTCAGATAGATTCCAAGGACTTCTGAACCGAATGGGCTATAGAAGACACACTTATAGTCCAGGACAGACATTGAGCGAAAAAGTTAAATATGAGGATGAACTAGATTCTGATATTTTAGAGCAGATGTCATTGGCTGCGGTCAGATTTGATTGGATGTTAGAAAATTTAAAAGCAATTTAG
- a CDS encoding MBL fold metallo-hydrolase, translating to MDPLLWNPGISEGMQDICPKRQVLHDQIPEFDILVISHQHIDHFNIRSLANLPKHVDVLIPKDQFLETCLRKLGYRHIYPLKDFNEVRIGSTRLVATRSENRVPEYGMIFADSDGVFWNQVDSIVNAQTINEVKSRYPQINFLLAPWQPLLQIQYQYNECVIFPYASYSHLLKIIGLTAPKAIAPGANGFKQINGSSWLNQIVFPVTREQFCHDVQQAYPTIQDRIFSFDPGDVITLNNGEVSHSPQKSTFVKKLADDSDSLYFSPVNTDSKLIDDNPEGYDIEQMKSVIEEEICIHLTKFFNDKKDSLFMEYGYWKAIYQLEVIFPTHSEAWYFDFSEHSIQCRRGKNPLANVFTLIAASSFYGLLKGIKGWDYANFGGYYRCFNKVYQATLYGIIRPFDDSNQGIPDPLSLKFPYKEVYERVRFYEIEKWGQVNDEQTIDKNSQNPMVIIGNTLIKPQHKVQCI from the coding sequence ATGGATCCACTTTTATGGAACCCTGGAATCAGCGAAGGAATGCAGGATATTTGTCCCAAACGTCAAGTCCTCCACGACCAAATTCCTGAATTCGATATCCTGGTTATTTCTCACCAGCACATAGATCACTTCAATATTCGTTCTTTAGCTAATCTCCCCAAGCATGTAGATGTGTTGATTCCTAAAGACCAATTCCTAGAAACTTGTCTACGCAAATTAGGCTACCGTCACATTTACCCCCTCAAGGATTTCAATGAAGTCCGAATTGGTTCAACTCGTCTAGTTGCGACTCGTTCAGAGAATCGTGTTCCTGAATATGGGATGATTTTTGCCGATTCTGATGGAGTATTCTGGAATCAAGTTGATTCAATTGTTAATGCTCAAACAATTAATGAAGTCAAATCGCGCTATCCTCAAATTAATTTTTTGTTAGCTCCTTGGCAACCATTATTACAAATTCAATATCAATATAATGAATGTGTTATTTTCCCCTACGCTAGTTATAGTCATCTGCTCAAAATTATCGGTTTAACCGCACCAAAAGCTATTGCTCCAGGTGCTAATGGGTTCAAACAGATTAATGGTTCATCTTGGCTAAATCAGATCGTCTTTCCTGTGACGCGAGAGCAATTCTGTCATGATGTGCAACAGGCATATCCGACGATTCAAGATCGGATATTTAGCTTCGATCCGGGCGATGTTATCACCTTGAACAATGGTGAAGTTAGCCATTCACCACAAAAATCAACCTTTGTGAAAAAGCTAGCCGATGATAGCGATAGCTTGTACTTCTCACCCGTCAATACAGACAGCAAACTCATTGACGACAATCCAGAGGGCTATGACATTGAACAGATGAAAAGCGTGATTGAGGAAGAAATATGCATTCACCTGACCAAATTCTTCAATGACAAGAAAGATTCTTTGTTTATGGAGTATGGCTACTGGAAAGCCATTTATCAGCTAGAAGTCATCTTCCCGACTCATTCTGAAGCTTGGTATTTTGATTTCAGCGAACATTCCATCCAATGCCGACGAGGGAAGAATCCTTTAGCCAACGTCTTTACTTTAATCGCTGCTTCCAGCTTCTATGGACTGTTAAAAGGTATTAAAGGGTGGGATTACGCGAATTTTGGTGGTTACTATCGTTGTTTTAATAAAGTTTATCAAGCTACTCTCTACGGCATTATCAGGCCATTCGACGATTCCAACCAGGGAATTCCAGATCCTCTGAGCCTTAAATTTCCCTACAAGGAAGTCTATGAGCGGGTTCGCTTTTATGAAATTGAAAAATGGGGTCAAGTAAATGACGAGCAAACCATCGACAAAAATAGTCAAAATCCGATGGTTATCATTGGCAATACTCTGATTAAACCCCAGCATAAAGTTCAGTGCATTTAA
- a CDS encoding MBL fold metallo-hydrolase — translation MQIHLLGHASLFVETQDCKILMDPILWDSHCEGIEDIYPKRQILHDQIPEFDILVISHQHTDHFDIRSLASLPKYVDVLIPKDKFLETCLRKLGYRHIYLLKDFNEVRIGSTRLVATRSENRVPEYGMIFADSDGVFWNQVDSAVNTQTISEVKSRYAHIDFLLAGWQPMLETQYQHNQNTCFPYANYSHLLKLIGLIAPKTIAPGANGFKFINGSSWLNQIVFPVTREQFCHDVQQAYPTIQDRIFSFDPGDVITLNNGEVSHSPQKSTFVKKLADDSDSLYFSPVNTDSKLIDDNPEDYDIEQMKSVIEEEICVHLTKFFNDKKDSLLMDYHYWKAIYQLEVVFPDCSEVWYFDFSEHSIQCQKGKNSLANVFSSIAASSFYGLLKGMKGWDWANMGGYYRCFHKVYQATPYGIIKPLDGSNEIVPDPLSLKFPYKEVYEQIRFYEIEKWGQVNDEQTTDKISQNPMVLIGNTLIKPQHKEIE, via the coding sequence ATGCAAATTCACTTACTCGGTCATGCTTCTCTATTTGTTGAAACCCAGGATTGCAAAATTCTCATGGATCCAATTCTCTGGGATTCTCATTGCGAAGGAATAGAAGATATTTACCCCAAACGTCAAATCCTTCACGACCAGATTCCTGAATTCGATATCCTGGTTATTTCTCACCAGCATACAGATCATTTTGATATTCGCTCTTTAGCTAGTCTACCCAAATATGTAGATGTTTTGATTCCTAAGGATAAATTCCTAGAAACTTGTCTACGCAAATTAGGCTACCGTCACATTTACCTCCTCAAGGATTTCAATGAAGTCCGAATTGGATCGACTCGTTTAGTTGCGACTCGTTCAGAGAATCGTGTTCCTGAATATGGGATGATTTTTGCCGATTCTGATGGGGTGTTCTGGAATCAAGTTGATTCGGCTGTTAATACTCAAACGATTAGCGAAGTAAAGTCTCGTTATGCCCATATAGACTTTCTTTTAGCTGGCTGGCAACCTATGCTAGAAACTCAATATCAACACAATCAAAATACCTGTTTCCCCTACGCCAATTATAGCCATCTGCTCAAACTTATCGGTTTAATTGCACCAAAAACTATTGCTCCAGGTGCCAATGGATTCAAATTCATCAACGGCTCTTCTTGGCTAAATCAGATCGTCTTTCCTGTGACGCGAGAGCAATTCTGTCATGATGTGCAACAGGCATATCCGACGATTCAAGATCGGATATTTAGCTTCGATCCGGGCGATGTTATCACCTTGAACAATGGTGAAGTTAGCCATTCACCACAAAAATCAACCTTTGTGAAAAAGCTAGCCGATGATAGCGATAGCTTGTACTTCTCACCCGTCAATACAGACAGCAAACTCATTGACGACAATCCAGAGGATTATGACATTGAACAGATGAAAAGTGTGATTGAGGAAGAAATATGCGTTCACCTGACCAAATTCTTCAATGACAAGAAAGATTCTTTATTGATGGACTATCACTACTGGAAAGCCATTTATCAGCTAGAAGTCGTTTTTCCCGACTGCTCTGAGGTTTGGTATTTCGATTTCAGCGAACATTCGATCCAATGCCAAAAGGGGAAAAATTCCTTGGCCAACGTCTTTAGCTCTATCGCTGCTTCCAGCTTCTATGGACTATTGAAAGGTATGAAGGGGTGGGATTGGGCCAACATGGGTGGCTACTATCGTTGTTTTCATAAAGTCTATCAAGCTACCCCTTATGGGATTATCAAGCCACTCGACGGTTCCAACGAGATAGTTCCAGACCCCCTGAGCCTGAAATTTCCCTACAAGGAAGTCTATGAGCAAATTCGCTTTTATGAAATTGAAAAATGGGGCCAAGTAAATGATGAGCAAACCACCGACAAAATTAGTCAAAATCCGATGGTTCTTATTGGTAATACTCTAATTAAACCTCAGCATAAAGAAATAGAATAA
- a CDS encoding ISKra4-like element ISNpu15 family transposase (programmed frameshift), producing MTPEEEQQIKEYSRAIAKILYKSTTGEQLTSLAKIEEVVRSQMRKHVMPEVGFFIENATGESRGYKRKIKSIIGELPITNSQAQKLEIRPHNQLSPYLEACCLRISASVSYQRAAEDIEYLTGVEVSKSVQQRLVHRQNFELPQVESTVEELSVDGGNIRIRTIKGQVCDWKGYKATCLHEKQAIAASFQENSLVIDWVKSQSIAPILTCLGDGHDGIWNIVRDFAPEHQRREVLDWFHLMENLHKIGGSNQRLNQAKILLWQGKVDDAIAVFADCQLKQAFNFCTYLEKHRHRIVNYQYYQAEQICSIGSGAIESTVKQIDRRTKISGAQWKSDNVPQVLAQRQSLSQWINLCSLNKNWDAPTLEFVK from the exons ATGACTCCTGAAGAAGAACAACAGATAAAAGAATATTCTCGTGCAATAGCAAAGATACTGTACAAAAGTACTACGGGTGAGCAACTCACAAGTTTGGCAAAAATAGAAGAAGTAGTACGCTCTCAAATGCGGAAGCATGTAATGCCAGAAGTA GGTTTTTTTATCGAAAATGCCACAGGAGAAAGCAGAGGATACAAACGAAAAATAAAAAGTATTATTGGAGAACTGCCAATTACAAACTCTCAAGCACAAAAGCTAGAAATTAGACCCCATAATCAATTGAGTCCATATTTAGAAGCTTGTTGCTTACGAATCAGCGCGTCGGTATCGTATCAACGTGCGGCAGAAGATATTGAATATTTAACTGGTGTAGAAGTATCAAAAAGTGTGCAGCAACGATTAGTGCATCGTCAAAATTTTGAATTACCGCAAGTAGAATCAACTGTGGAAGAATTGAGTGTGGATGGAGGAAATATACGCATTCGTACAATCAAGGGACAAGTCTGTGATTGGAAGGGTTATAAAGCTACCTGCTTACATGAAAAACAAGCTATTGCTGCCTCATTTCAAGAAAATAGTCTTGTAATTGATTGGGTCAAAAGCCAATCAATTGCTCCTATCTTGACCTGTCTTGGCGATGGCCATGACGGTATTTGGAATATTGTCCGCGATTTTGCTCCCGAACACCAGCGTCGGGAAGTACTTGATTGGTTTCATCTGATGGAAAACCTACACAAGATTGGCGGTTCTAATCAACGGCTCAATCAGGCTAAAATCCTTCTCTGGCAAGGAAAAGTTGATGATGCTATCGCTGTCTTTGCTGACTGTCAGCTAAAACAAGCTTTTAATTTCTGTACTTATCTTGAGAAACATCGACACCGGATTGTCAATTACCAATATTATCAAGCAGAACAAATCTGTTCCATTGGTTCTGGTGCTATTGAGTCTACTGTCAAACAGATTGACCGTCGAACCAAAATTTCTGGCGCACAATGGAAATCTGATAACGTTCCTCAAGTCTTAGCTCAACGCCAGAGCTTATCTCAATGGATTAATCTTTGCTCACTAAATAAAAACTGGGATGCTCCCACGCTAGAGTTTGTCAAATGA
- a CDS encoding 2OG-Fe(II) oxygenase, whose translation MQIIQTPYYSLRAKSFNPDYLKLLQMEILSSPYLAESQLSNDFAGTKGFSIVFQGSEVNQVKEHFPFLQSYLDTVLLPTCNAFYLNPLIIQRGGGIKPHVDSSISGYCKPNTIPKFVSVLYIRVPSDMKGGELVLLKEGVTVGEIQPQANTLLYFQGYMKHSVNKVEASQDRISLVCEQYILDETLLQKIPKFKIESGAYREISPLE comes from the coding sequence ATGCAAATAATTCAGACTCCATATTACTCTTTGAGAGCGAAAAGCTTCAATCCTGACTACCTTAAGCTACTACAAATGGAAATACTTTCTTCTCCGTACTTAGCAGAGAGTCAATTAAGCAATGATTTTGCAGGCACTAAAGGCTTTTCAATTGTTTTTCAAGGCTCCGAAGTTAATCAAGTCAAAGAACACTTTCCTTTCCTACAATCTTATTTAGATACTGTTTTATTACCTACATGTAATGCTTTTTATCTCAACCCTCTAATCATACAAAGAGGAGGAGGTATAAAGCCGCACGTCGATTCTAGTATTTCTGGATATTGTAAACCTAATACTATCCCAAAATTTGTTAGCGTTCTCTATATTCGAGTGCCATCTGATATGAAAGGAGGAGAATTAGTTCTGCTCAAAGAAGGAGTCACAGTAGGCGAAATCCAACCTCAAGCGAATACACTGCTGTATTTTCAAGGCTACATGAAACATTCAGTTAATAAAGTAGAAGCTTCCCAGGATAGAATTAGTCTGGTTTGTGAGCAATATATTTTAGACGAAACTCTACTTCAGAAAATACCAAAGTTTAAAATAGAATCTGGAGCCTATAGGGAAATTTCACCGTTGGAGTAA